One genomic window of Hymenobacter sp. J193 includes the following:
- the pdxA gene encoding 4-hydroxythreonine-4-phosphate dehydrogenase PdxA → MLPRIGISVGDLAGIGPEIIYKTFLDARLLKFCTPVVYGTATVLFDEFPVLKDAEPLTFRQVREAQDIASGKHNAVTCWEEDFTLTPGQPSEASGRAARQSLLAAARDLKAGLLDALVTAPISKENTQADDFRYPGHTEFLTSFFEARESLMLLASEDLRVATATGHIALKDVPSRLTKELLQTKLRILLKSLTQDFGILKPRVAVLGLNPHAGENGLLGTEEAEVVAPVLQRLQDDGHLVYGPYPADGYFGTGQFRQFDATLSLYHDQGLIPFKTLAFERGVNFTAGLSVIRTSPDHGTAYGLAGQYKADETSFREALYLACDLVRRRREAAQ, encoded by the coding sequence ATGCTTCCACGCATTGGCATATCCGTCGGCGACCTGGCCGGCATCGGGCCCGAAATCATTTACAAGACCTTTCTGGACGCCCGCCTGCTGAAATTCTGCACGCCGGTGGTCTATGGTACGGCCACCGTGCTGTTCGACGAGTTTCCGGTGCTTAAAGACGCCGAGCCGCTCACGTTCCGGCAGGTGCGCGAAGCTCAGGACATTGCGTCCGGCAAGCACAACGCCGTCACGTGCTGGGAAGAAGATTTCACGCTCACGCCCGGCCAGCCTTCCGAGGCCAGCGGCCGCGCCGCCCGCCAAAGCCTGCTGGCTGCCGCCCGCGACCTGAAGGCTGGCCTGCTCGATGCCCTCGTGACGGCGCCTATCAGCAAGGAAAACACCCAGGCCGACGACTTCCGTTACCCCGGCCACACCGAATTCCTGACCAGCTTTTTCGAGGCCCGGGAAAGTTTGATGCTGCTGGCTAGCGAAGACCTGCGCGTAGCCACTGCCACCGGCCACATTGCCCTTAAGGATGTGCCCAGCCGCCTGACCAAAGAGCTGCTGCAAACCAAGCTGCGCATTCTGCTGAAGTCTCTGACGCAGGATTTTGGTATTCTGAAACCGCGCGTGGCGGTGCTGGGCCTCAACCCCCACGCCGGCGAAAACGGCCTGCTGGGCACCGAGGAAGCCGAGGTAGTAGCGCCCGTGCTGCAGCGCCTGCAGGATGATGGCCACCTAGTGTATGGCCCCTACCCCGCCGACGGTTACTTCGGCACCGGCCAGTTCCGCCAGTTCGACGCCACCCTCTCGCTCTACCACGACCAGGGGCTGATTCCGTTTAAAACGCTGGCTTTCGAGCGGGGGGTAAACTTCACGGCAGGCTTGTCCGTCATTCGTACCTCCCCCGACCACGGCACGGCGTACGGGCTGGCCGGGCAGTATAAGGCCGATGAAACGTCCTTCCGCGAGGCCCTGTACCTGGCCTGCGACCTGGTGCGCCGACGGCGGGAAGCAGCCCAATAA
- the greA gene encoding transcription elongation factor GreA, translating to MATINYYTPEGLQKLKDELQDLKIRGRAKAAEDLREARDKGDLSENAEYDAAKEAQGLLEMKISKLEEVVGNARLLDETNLDLTKVLIMSKVKLKNLKNNMVLDYTLVAEEEANLAAGKISVKSPIGKGLLGKSAGDTAEITVPAGKLQFQILEISR from the coding sequence ATGGCAACCATAAATTATTATACTCCCGAAGGCCTGCAGAAGCTGAAGGACGAGCTGCAGGACCTCAAAATCCGGGGCCGCGCCAAAGCTGCCGAAGACCTGCGCGAAGCCCGCGACAAAGGTGACCTGAGCGAAAACGCCGAGTATGATGCCGCGAAGGAAGCACAGGGCCTGCTGGAAATGAAGATTTCCAAGCTGGAGGAGGTTGTGGGCAATGCCCGCCTGCTCGACGAGACGAACCTTGACCTGACCAAAGTGCTCATCATGAGCAAAGTGAAGCTCAAGAACCTGAAAAACAACATGGTGCTCGACTACACGCTCGTAGCCGAGGAAGAAGCCAACCTGGCCGCCGGCAAAATCTCCGTGAAGTCGCCCATCGGCAAAGGCCTGCTGGGCAAGTCGGCCGGCGACACCGCCGAAATTACCGTACCTGCCGGCAAGCTGCAGTTTCAGATCCTGGAAATCAGCCGGTAG
- a CDS encoding DUF5686 family protein codes for MSEVILESRYAPDETVIQNKNRRYAVGLAKWPVFTLRYTRGFDGVLGSDFAYHKFNLLVTHSLQLGQLGRTEYIVDAGYIPSTIPYPVLKSHLGNESPIYTTSAYNLMRYFEFVSDRYASLHFEHYFEGLFINSVPLLKKLDWRLLASGNVLYGGVSQANRNATPLVDENGAALPTFRPLDSKPYVELGYGVENIFKVFRVDFIHRLTYRDLPEVKTFGVKVCAQFKL; via the coding sequence TTGTCGGAGGTAATTCTGGAGTCGCGCTACGCCCCGGACGAAACCGTGATTCAGAATAAGAACCGGCGCTACGCGGTAGGGCTGGCCAAGTGGCCGGTGTTTACGCTGCGCTACACCCGCGGCTTCGATGGCGTGCTGGGCAGTGACTTCGCCTACCACAAGTTCAACCTGCTGGTGACGCACAGCCTGCAGCTGGGCCAGTTGGGCCGCACCGAGTACATTGTGGACGCGGGCTACATTCCGAGCACCATTCCGTACCCGGTGCTGAAAAGTCACCTCGGCAATGAGTCGCCCATCTACACTACCAGCGCCTACAACCTGATGCGCTACTTCGAGTTTGTGAGCGACCGGTACGCGTCTCTGCACTTCGAGCACTATTTCGAGGGGCTGTTCATCAACTCGGTGCCATTGCTGAAGAAGCTCGACTGGCGCCTGCTGGCCTCGGGCAACGTGCTCTACGGCGGCGTAAGCCAGGCCAACCGCAACGCCACCCCGCTGGTAGACGAAAACGGCGCGGCCCTGCCCACCTTCCGGCCGCTGGACAGCAAGCCCTACGTGGAGCTTGGCTACGGCGTAGAAAACATCTTCAAGGTATTCCGGGTCGATTTCATCCACCGCCTCACCTACCGCGACCTGCCCGAGGTGAAAACCTTCGGCGTGAAAGTGTGCGCGCAGTTCAAACTATAA
- a CDS encoding NAD(P)-dependent oxidoreductase codes for MSLCLVIDDMHPSLPDYLREAGVEMHYRPDLTAPEVPAALAAHPYDGLMVRSKLRITAELLRHGPHLRYVARAGAGVDNIDEAALAAAGITLLNAPEGNRDAVGEYAIGLLLALLRHIPRAHQEVRAGQWRREANRGEELGGKTVGLIGYGHMGKAFARRLAAFDCTVLAYDHDPACDYGHYATPAPLAELQARAEVVSLHIPYSVANHHFIGSAVLQGFRNPVWLLNTARGEVLNHAALVQGLQSGQIRGAALDVLENEKLSTFTPEQQARFDFLAAAPNVVLSPHVGGWSYQSYERINQVLASKIQAFLRSRS; via the coding sequence ATGTCCCTCTGCCTCGTCATCGACGACATGCACCCCAGCCTGCCCGACTACCTGCGGGAAGCCGGGGTGGAAATGCACTACCGTCCCGACCTGACGGCGCCCGAAGTGCCCGCTGCCCTGGCCGCACACCCCTACGACGGCCTGATGGTACGGTCCAAGCTGCGCATCACGGCCGAGCTGCTCCGCCACGGCCCGCACCTGCGCTACGTGGCCCGGGCCGGAGCCGGTGTCGATAATATCGATGAAGCGGCTTTGGCGGCGGCCGGCATTACGCTGCTGAATGCGCCCGAAGGCAACCGCGACGCCGTGGGGGAGTACGCCATTGGGCTGCTGCTGGCCTTGCTGCGCCACATCCCACGCGCCCACCAGGAAGTACGGGCCGGGCAGTGGCGGCGCGAGGCCAACCGGGGCGAGGAGCTGGGCGGCAAAACAGTGGGCCTCATCGGCTACGGGCACATGGGCAAGGCTTTTGCGCGCCGCCTCGCCGCTTTCGACTGCACCGTGCTTGCCTACGACCACGACCCCGCCTGCGACTACGGGCACTACGCCACGCCCGCGCCGCTGGCCGAGCTGCAGGCCCGCGCCGAGGTAGTGAGCCTGCATATCCCGTACTCAGTTGCCAACCACCACTTCATTGGGTCGGCGGTGTTGCAAGGCTTCCGCAACCCCGTCTGGCTGCTGAACACGGCCCGCGGCGAGGTGCTAAACCACGCCGCGCTGGTGCAAGGACTACAGAGCGGGCAGATCAGAGGGGCGGCGCTGGATGTGCTGGAAAATGAAAAGCTGAGCACGTTCACCCCAGAGCAGCAGGCCCGTTTCGACTTCCTAGCGGCGGCGCCCAACGTGGTGCTGTCCCCGCACGTGGGCGGCTGGTCGTACCAGTCCTACGAGCGGATAAACCAGGTGCTGGCCAGCAAGATTCAGGCGTTTCTGCGAAGCCGCTCGTAG
- a CDS encoding helix-turn-helix transcriptional regulator: MTLHTPADYRTALRRLDALVAAGIEGNAALETEFRELIVALDTYESKLGLLPIPNLPTSLAEMIELKRQQMRLKQKELAQLLEVPAGRLSQILSGKRRVTLDLAKRLYERLGIPSDFILKNA; the protein is encoded by the coding sequence ATGACGCTGCATACGCCTGCCGACTACCGTACTGCCCTGCGCCGCCTTGATGCGCTGGTGGCTGCGGGCATTGAGGGCAATGCGGCGCTGGAAACCGAGTTTCGGGAGCTGATTGTGGCCCTGGACACGTACGAGAGCAAGCTGGGGCTGCTGCCCATTCCGAATCTGCCGACGTCTTTAGCCGAAATGATTGAGCTGAAGCGCCAGCAGATGCGGCTCAAGCAAAAAGAGCTGGCCCAGCTGCTGGAAGTGCCCGCCGGGCGCCTCTCACAGATTCTGAGCGGCAAGCGGCGCGTGACGCTCGATCTGGCCAAGCGCCTCTACGAGCGGCTGGGCATTCCATCGGACTTCATTCTCAAGAACGCCTGA
- the rpmF gene encoding 50S ribosomal protein L32: MAHPKRRTSTAVRRKRRTHYKLTPKPVSICQNTGELHLRHKAYVVDGDLYLNGKVAIKDYAPVAAAAPADADEE, from the coding sequence ATGGCTCATCCTAAACGCCGGACCTCCACCGCAGTCCGCAGAAAGCGTCGCACCCACTACAAGCTCACTCCGAAGCCCGTTTCCATCTGCCAGAACACCGGCGAGCTGCACCTGCGCCACAAGGCCTACGTGGTTGACGGCGACCTGTATCTGAACGGCAAAGTAGCCATTAAGGACTACGCGCCCGTAGCCGCCGCGGCCCCCGCCGACGCCGACGAAGAATAG
- a CDS encoding M17 family metallopeptidase: MPLQLAYAADFPSIADTVFILPAGTTELSVETAADLPEPVREYVARQLAADSRLIRINQYTHHHYYVVAEENKTLALSAEYLRKCGHQLYAHLKHDHVQELFVQDLTGSGALALAEGLALTAYQFEGYKTDEKSKKAPDLQRLTLVGADVTAEQVQELAGVLAGVYLARDLVNAPQNKLNATQFAEQMAQAGTEAGFHVEVLDLVRIEALRMGGLLAVNQGSPEPPTFTIMEYKPEGATNAQPIVLVGKGVVYDTGGLSLKPTPGGMDTMKCDMAGGAAVVGTLYALAKNQVPLHVIGLVPATDNRPGGMAFAPGDVITMYSGLTVEVLNTDAEGRLLLADALAFARKYNPELVLDFATLTGAAARAIGKEGIVCMGTADEEVLDALKQAGHRTHERLVEFPLWDEYADHIKSDIADLNNLGKGEAGAISAGKFLERFTEGYPWVHFDIAAPAYLSAPDSYRGKGGTGIAVRLAYEFLRSRV, encoded by the coding sequence ATGCCGCTTCAGCTTGCCTACGCCGCCGACTTCCCGTCCATTGCGGATACCGTCTTTATCCTGCCTGCCGGCACCACGGAGCTTTCCGTAGAAACCGCTGCCGACCTGCCCGAGCCGGTGCGCGAGTACGTAGCCCGGCAGCTGGCCGCCGACTCCCGCCTCATCCGCATCAACCAGTACACGCACCATCACTACTACGTGGTGGCCGAGGAAAATAAAACGCTGGCCCTCAGCGCCGAATACCTGCGCAAGTGCGGCCATCAATTGTACGCCCACCTCAAGCACGACCACGTGCAGGAGCTGTTCGTGCAGGACCTGACGGGCTCCGGCGCCCTGGCCCTGGCCGAAGGGCTGGCCCTCACCGCGTATCAGTTTGAAGGCTACAAGACCGACGAAAAATCAAAGAAAGCCCCGGACCTGCAGCGCCTCACCCTGGTAGGTGCCGACGTGACGGCCGAGCAAGTGCAGGAGCTAGCCGGCGTGCTGGCCGGCGTGTATCTGGCCCGCGACCTAGTGAATGCCCCGCAAAACAAACTCAACGCCACCCAGTTTGCCGAGCAGATGGCGCAGGCGGGCACTGAGGCCGGTTTCCACGTAGAAGTACTGGATCTGGTGCGCATTGAGGCCCTGCGCATGGGCGGTTTGCTGGCCGTCAACCAGGGCAGCCCCGAGCCGCCCACGTTCACCATCATGGAGTACAAGCCCGAAGGGGCTACCAACGCGCAACCTATCGTACTGGTAGGCAAGGGCGTGGTGTACGATACTGGTGGCCTGAGCCTGAAGCCCACGCCCGGGGGCATGGATACCATGAAGTGCGACATGGCCGGCGGCGCGGCCGTGGTGGGTACCCTCTACGCCCTGGCCAAAAACCAGGTGCCCCTGCACGTCATTGGGCTGGTGCCGGCCACCGACAACCGCCCCGGCGGCATGGCCTTTGCCCCCGGCGACGTCATCACGATGTACAGCGGCCTGACGGTGGAAGTGCTGAACACCGACGCCGAGGGCCGCCTGCTGCTGGCCGATGCCCTGGCCTTCGCCAGGAAATACAACCCCGAGCTGGTGCTGGATTTTGCCACCCTCACCGGGGCCGCCGCCCGCGCCATCGGCAAGGAAGGCATTGTGTGCATGGGCACGGCCGATGAGGAAGTGCTGGACGCTCTCAAGCAGGCTGGCCACCGCACCCACGAGCGGCTGGTAGAGTTTCCGCTCTGGGATGAGTACGCCGACCACATCAAGAGCGACATTGCCGACCTCAACAACCTGGGCAAAGGCGAAGCCGGCGCCATTTCGGCCGGCAAGTTCTTGGAGCGCTTCACTGAAGGCTACCCCTGGGTACACTTCGATATTGCCGCCCCCGCCTACCTCTCCGCCCCCGACTCTTACCGCGGCAAAGGCGGCACCGGCATCGCCGTACGCCTTGCGTACGAGTTTCTGCGCAGCCGCGTGTAG
- a CDS encoding nuclease A inhibitor family protein, translating into MSSIFSRIVAGELPAYKVAEDEHHLAFLDITPLVEGHALVIPKKEVDYIFDLPPAELAALHQFAQRVAKGVRAAVPCKRIGVAVIGLEVPHAHIHLIPMHHVSDMNFANPKIKVAPARMQELAAAIAAQVPAAEASAPASPLDTKGGRETTEATASAPIAKQEKPADETSDATLEQLRQLTQGLQFVSESEAPLEAVSYAAPAGQLTDAALRKLADQPADTKVEKLELTYFLRNHTADDGVLGDPALADRFKALQMYLKQELNSVQVYRFGTGPQVPVLALGEAEGGQLAGFKTVLTET; encoded by the coding sequence ATGTCTTCCATTTTCTCTAGAATTGTTGCGGGCGAGCTGCCGGCCTATAAAGTGGCCGAAGACGAGCACCACCTAGCTTTTCTCGACATCACCCCGTTGGTAGAAGGCCACGCGCTGGTGATTCCGAAAAAGGAAGTAGACTACATTTTCGATTTGCCACCGGCCGAGCTGGCTGCTCTGCACCAGTTTGCGCAGCGTGTGGCCAAGGGCGTGCGGGCCGCCGTGCCCTGCAAGCGCATTGGCGTGGCCGTTATCGGGCTGGAAGTACCCCACGCCCACATTCACCTCATCCCGATGCACCATGTGTCGGACATGAACTTCGCCAACCCCAAAATTAAGGTAGCGCCGGCGCGGATGCAGGAGCTGGCCGCTGCCATTGCGGCGCAGGTACCGGCCGCTGAAGCTTCCGCGCCGGCCTCGCCGCTGGACACCAAAGGCGGCCGCGAAACCACCGAAGCCACGGCCTCTGCCCCGATTGCCAAGCAAGAAAAGCCAGCCGACGAAACCTCTGATGCCACGCTCGAACAGCTTCGCCAACTCACGCAGGGCTTGCAGTTCGTGAGTGAGTCGGAAGCGCCGCTGGAGGCCGTGAGCTACGCCGCGCCCGCCGGTCAGCTCACCGATGCCGCCCTGCGCAAGCTGGCCGACCAGCCCGCCGATACAAAGGTGGAGAAGCTGGAGCTGACGTACTTCCTGCGCAACCACACTGCCGACGATGGCGTGCTGGGCGACCCGGCCCTGGCCGACCGCTTCAAGGCCCTGCAGATGTACCTGAAACAGGAGCTGAACAGCGTGCAGGTATACCGCTTTGGCACCGGCCCGCAGGTGCCGGTGCTGGCGCTGGGCGAGGCCGAAGGCGGCCAGCTGGCCGGCTTCAAAACCGTCCTCACCGAAACTTGA
- the rsmA gene encoding 16S rRNA (adenine(1518)-N(6)/adenine(1519)-N(6))-dimethyltransferase RsmA produces the protein MDSVKAKKHLGQHFLNDPNIARNIVEALRLPDGVTEVLEIGPGMGVLTQTLLQHPEYRTSVVEIDRDSVAYLRQHYPALEERIHSQDFLKMDLSKLYPGQPFSIIGNFPYNISSQIYFQVLAHRQQVRECVGMIQKEVADRLAEGPGSKTYGILSVLLQAFYDIEYLFTVPPHVFSPPPKVQSAVIRLTRNQTVALACDEKLFFRVVKQAFQTRRKTLRNALKPFGMPPEATTDAIFDKRAEQLSVQDFVGLTLLVEEHKTA, from the coding sequence ATGGATTCCGTCAAAGCCAAAAAGCACCTCGGGCAGCACTTTCTCAACGACCCCAACATTGCCCGCAACATTGTGGAGGCCCTGCGCCTGCCCGATGGCGTGACGGAAGTGCTGGAAATTGGGCCGGGCATGGGCGTGCTCACCCAAACGCTGCTCCAGCACCCCGAGTACCGCACCTCCGTGGTGGAAATTGACCGCGACTCGGTGGCGTACCTGCGCCAGCACTACCCGGCGCTGGAGGAACGCATCCATTCCCAGGATTTCCTGAAGATGGACCTGAGCAAGCTCTACCCCGGGCAGCCTTTCAGCATCATCGGCAACTTTCCCTACAACATTAGCTCCCAGATTTACTTTCAGGTGCTGGCCCACCGCCAGCAGGTGCGCGAGTGCGTGGGCATGATTCAGAAGGAAGTGGCCGACCGCCTGGCCGAAGGGCCCGGCTCCAAAACCTACGGCATTCTGAGCGTGCTGCTGCAGGCGTTCTACGATATTGAATACCTGTTTACAGTGCCCCCGCACGTGTTCAGCCCGCCGCCCAAGGTGCAGTCGGCCGTTATCCGCCTCACTCGAAACCAAACGGTGGCCCTGGCCTGCGACGAGAAGCTGTTCTTCCGGGTAGTAAAGCAGGCTTTCCAGACGCGCCGCAAAACCCTGCGCAACGCCCTCAAGCCCTTTGGTATGCCGCCCGAAGCCACCACCGACGCTATTTTCGACAAGCGCGCCGAGCAGCTCAGCGTGCAGGATTTTGTGGGGCTGACGCTGCTGGTAGAAGAGCATAAGACGGCATAG
- a CDS encoding DUF177 domain-containing protein: MKKDAQYDLAIAKLADKTHHFAFELDRAFFEQFEQQLIPDGKLHADVTLHKTDRLLTLDFDITGTVRLVCDRSLDEYDQPLDVHEQLLVRYGDREIELDDNVLQITQDTQTLPIAQHLFDYIGLALPMKKLHPRFQNEPDENPDSETKLIFTTRQEGDADDDDDNDGIDPRWNALRNLN, from the coding sequence GTGAAAAAGGACGCTCAATACGATCTGGCAATTGCCAAGCTGGCCGACAAGACGCACCACTTTGCGTTTGAGCTGGACCGGGCCTTTTTCGAGCAGTTCGAGCAGCAGCTCATCCCCGATGGCAAGCTGCACGCCGATGTAACGCTGCACAAAACCGACCGTCTGCTGACCCTGGACTTCGACATCACGGGCACCGTACGCCTAGTGTGCGACCGAAGCCTGGACGAGTACGACCAGCCCCTGGACGTGCATGAGCAGCTGCTGGTGCGCTACGGCGACCGGGAGATAGAGCTGGATGACAACGTGCTGCAAATCACGCAGGACACCCAGACGCTGCCCATTGCCCAGCACCTGTTCGACTACATTGGCCTGGCCCTGCCCATGAAGAAGCTGCACCCGCGCTTCCAGAATGAGCCCGACGAAAACCCCGATTCCGAAACCAAGCTCATCTTCACGACCCGCCAGGAAGGCGACGCCGACGACGATGATGACAACGACGGCATCGACCCGCGCTGGAACGCCCTGCGTAACCTGAATTAA
- the plsX gene encoding phosphate acyltransferase PlsX, giving the protein MKIALDAMGGDFAPQAAVDGAVLAAKSLAGKAQIVLIGQEDAVRPLLDQHGEAAADILFVSASQIIEMGEHPAKAYQQKQDSSIAVGYRMLHAGEVEAFCSAGNTGAMLVGAMFSVKAVPGVLRPAIANFVPKLHGGFGIMLDVGANAECKPEMLEQFGELGSLYAQYVLGIEQPKVGLMNLGEEEGKGTALLQAAHNLLKVNPHIHFIGNIEGRDLFNDRADVIICDGYTGNVLLKMAESIYDIMAEKNLHDPFFDKFNYEAVGGSPILGINDNAIIGHGVSMPAAICNMLMQGYQMAHSGISDQIKNTFKS; this is encoded by the coding sequence ATGAAGATAGCCCTGGACGCTATGGGGGGTGACTTTGCCCCGCAGGCTGCGGTCGATGGCGCGGTATTGGCGGCTAAATCCCTGGCCGGCAAAGCCCAGATAGTGCTGATTGGTCAGGAAGACGCGGTGCGCCCCCTCCTGGACCAGCACGGCGAAGCGGCCGCCGACATCCTGTTCGTTTCTGCCTCGCAGATCATCGAAATGGGAGAGCATCCGGCCAAGGCCTACCAGCAAAAGCAGGATTCCAGCATTGCCGTGGGCTACCGCATGCTCCACGCGGGCGAGGTCGAAGCCTTCTGCTCGGCCGGCAACACCGGCGCCATGCTCGTCGGCGCTATGTTTTCGGTGAAAGCCGTACCTGGTGTACTGCGCCCAGCTATTGCGAACTTCGTTCCCAAGCTGCACGGCGGCTTCGGCATCATGCTCGATGTGGGCGCCAATGCCGAGTGCAAACCCGAAATGCTGGAGCAGTTCGGCGAGCTGGGCTCTTTATATGCGCAGTATGTGCTGGGCATTGAGCAGCCTAAAGTGGGCCTGATGAACCTGGGCGAGGAAGAAGGCAAAGGCACCGCGTTGCTTCAGGCCGCTCACAACCTGCTGAAGGTGAATCCTCATATTCACTTCATTGGCAATATCGAAGGCCGCGACCTGTTCAACGACCGGGCCGACGTCATCATCTGCGACGGGTACACGGGCAACGTGCTCCTGAAGATGGCCGAGTCGATTTACGACATCATGGCCGAAAAAAACCTGCACGACCCCTTCTTCGACAAGTTCAACTACGAAGCGGTAGGCGGCTCCCCTATTCTGGGTATCAACGACAATGCCATTATCGGGCACGGCGTGAGCATGCCGGCTGCTATCTGCAACATGCTGATGCAGGGCTACCAAATGGCGCACTCGGGCATTTCCGACCAGATAAAAAACACCTTCAAGTCTTAG
- a CDS encoding AI-2E family transporter, whose protein sequence is MASSENIYTPSQQYVLLILCLVALAALILVGLGSYITAFLGAGILYVVLRPWFQALVHRRRWNKQVATAGLLLFAFVVIILPFTALTLMLVSRIRLYAQDTSQIMAVLHKIEQKTGYAITTEQNVRGLVQQSVSWLSQRIPSLATGLLHFTVIIGLMLFTLYFMYTQEQGFLRGLRRYLPFRPNTLHELGESLKNNVNANVLGQALISLVQALLTALTLQLFGVPDAIFWGVVSFFMAFIPVLGTPLVWGPAAIIKLSQGHTGQSVGILLIGVIVIMNIDNLLRILLARRIGNIHPLITLAGVVLGVEIFGILGLVLGPLLLSYFIVLIKVFERENRIRRRTVRAERLH, encoded by the coding sequence ATGGCTTCCTCCGAAAACATCTATACCCCGTCCCAGCAGTACGTACTGCTGATTTTGTGCCTGGTAGCGCTGGCTGCCCTCATTCTGGTAGGACTGGGCAGCTACATTACGGCGTTTCTGGGGGCGGGCATTCTGTATGTGGTGCTGCGGCCGTGGTTTCAGGCCCTGGTGCACCGGCGCCGCTGGAACAAGCAGGTGGCTACGGCGGGCCTGCTGCTATTTGCCTTTGTGGTCATTATTCTGCCCTTCACGGCCCTCACGCTCATGCTCGTGAGCCGCATCCGACTGTATGCCCAGGATACCAGCCAGATTATGGCCGTCCTGCACAAAATCGAGCAGAAAACCGGCTACGCCATTACCACCGAGCAGAACGTGCGCGGCCTGGTGCAGCAAAGCGTAAGCTGGCTCAGCCAGCGTATTCCGTCCCTGGCCACCGGGCTGCTGCACTTCACCGTCATCATTGGGCTGATGCTGTTCACGCTTTACTTCATGTATACGCAGGAACAGGGCTTCCTGCGCGGCCTGCGGCGCTACCTGCCTTTCCGCCCGAATACCCTGCACGAGCTGGGCGAGTCGCTTAAAAACAACGTAAATGCCAACGTACTCGGGCAGGCGCTTATCTCGCTGGTGCAGGCGCTGCTCACGGCCCTCACGCTGCAGCTATTTGGCGTACCCGATGCCATTTTCTGGGGCGTAGTGAGCTTTTTTATGGCTTTTATCCCGGTGCTTGGCACGCCCTTGGTGTGGGGGCCGGCGGCCATCATCAAGCTTTCCCAGGGCCACACCGGCCAAAGCGTGGGCATCCTGCTGATTGGCGTCATCGTCATCATGAACATCGACAACCTGCTGCGCATCCTGCTGGCGCGCCGCATCGGTAATATTCACCCGCTGATTACCCTGGCCGGCGTGGTGCTGGGGGTCGAAATTTTCGGGATTCTGGGGCTGGTACTGGGGCCGTTGCTGCTCTCCTATTTTATCGTACTCATCAAAGTATTTGAGCGCGAAAACCGTATCCGTCGCCGTACCGTGCGGGCTGAGAGACTACACTAA